From Candidatus Manganitrophus morganii, the proteins below share one genomic window:
- a CDS encoding thiamine pyrophosphate-dependent enzyme codes for MGKEKIKICEEFYDIMPPEYRELVDSATYGKEGRGWKDVGVAKELIEEHSLCAGCPESIAFRYVLACLPNPEDTVMVGSTGCTSLVFPHVAVHNIHSLFGNQNAVASGLKRALAHRFPGKVKDVVVLAGDGATVDIGLDMTLQSWFRQEKFLTICFDNELYANTGGQESGLMQKGFVSKMAPAGKKFDKVRLPEIAQESGCHYVATLTVSKPNRVEKAIRQGVLIAREVGPTYIQLYTPCILEIGKQAMEGLQEMRDSEGPNERFAFKEYMSEEAKAYLASLEKEKKPAAISSTQA; via the coding sequence GTGGGTAAAGAGAAGATTAAGATTTGCGAAGAATTTTATGACATCATGCCTCCCGAATATCGCGAGCTGGTCGACAGCGCGACCTATGGGAAAGAGGGACGCGGCTGGAAAGATGTCGGGGTCGCCAAAGAGCTGATCGAAGAGCATTCGCTCTGCGCCGGATGCCCCGAGTCGATCGCCTTCCGGTATGTTTTGGCCTGCCTCCCGAATCCGGAAGACACCGTCATGGTCGGTTCGACCGGGTGCACCAGCTTGGTCTTCCCTCACGTCGCCGTCCACAATATCCACTCCCTGTTTGGGAACCAAAATGCCGTCGCATCGGGTCTGAAGCGCGCCCTCGCTCACCGCTTCCCCGGGAAGGTGAAAGATGTGGTCGTTCTGGCCGGAGACGGCGCGACGGTTGATATTGGTCTGGACATGACCCTCCAATCGTGGTTTCGTCAGGAGAAGTTCCTGACGATCTGCTTCGATAATGAACTTTATGCCAATACCGGCGGTCAGGAAAGCGGATTGATGCAGAAGGGATTTGTCTCCAAGATGGCCCCTGCCGGAAAGAAGTTCGACAAAGTCCGCCTTCCGGAGATTGCCCAGGAGTCGGGATGTCACTATGTGGCTACCCTCACGGTCAGCAAACCGAATCGGGTAGAAAAGGCGATTCGCCAGGGCGTCCTCATCGCCCGCGAGGTCGGCCCCACCTATATTCAGCTTTACACACCGTGCATTCTCGAGATCGGAAAGCAGGCGATGGAAGGACTCCAGGAGATGAGAGATTCCGAGGGTCCGAATGAGCGGTTTGCCTTCAAAGAGTATATGTCCGAGGAAGCGAAGGCCTACTTGGCGAGCTTGGAGAAGGAAAAGAAACCCGCGGCGATCTCGTCGACCCAAGCATAA
- a CDS encoding ferredoxin oxidoreductase, translated as MEANTIIGTVNKKGQKIVEPEYLFFEAPRQQYFMTGSEVVREAIRRASVDISVAYPITPQSEAAAMVGDLYVEGYVGDYFRGESEFAVMSQCAGASFGGARVFTTTSGPGTLRAYENFPMWAGSRLPILINVMVRGINSPLNIQPDTLELGMILDTGMLIWHAETAQELLDYLLKGYIVAEEPDVHLPIAIVIDGFFVSHTKDMVMIPSADLALPPYNPYRSPVPCMDMEVPPVRMMRDPFVMKSNYISYATHASWQQEIRAAIERSRKHTIRLIGGLIEEENGDAEILIVSSGTAVAQGREAIRLLAEEGIRVGIVKIKTLRPFPHEEIRQATKNAKLIFVPEFNVVGWMAREIKAVIPDNHRVIDGPHVAGGMTLPPEVIVEEIKKVLAGKKEVVRG; from the coding sequence ATGGAAGCGAATACGATCATCGGTACCGTAAATAAGAAGGGCCAGAAAATTGTTGAGCCGGAGTACCTCTTTTTTGAAGCTCCTCGGCAGCAGTATTTCATGACAGGGAGCGAGGTTGTTCGAGAGGCGATCCGTCGGGCAAGTGTCGATATCTCTGTGGCCTATCCGATCACCCCTCAGAGCGAGGCGGCGGCGATGGTCGGCGATCTCTATGTGGAAGGTTATGTCGGGGATTATTTCCGAGGAGAGAGCGAATTCGCCGTGATGTCGCAGTGCGCCGGCGCCTCCTTCGGTGGAGCGCGCGTCTTTACGACGACCTCGGGACCGGGAACCCTCCGTGCTTATGAGAATTTCCCGATGTGGGCCGGCTCCCGTCTCCCGATCCTGATCAACGTGATGGTCCGCGGGATCAACTCCCCGCTGAATATTCAGCCCGATACCCTCGAACTCGGAATGATCCTGGATACCGGGATGCTCATCTGGCATGCAGAAACCGCTCAAGAGCTTTTGGACTATCTCCTCAAAGGTTATATTGTCGCCGAAGAGCCTGATGTCCATCTCCCGATTGCCATCGTCATCGACGGATTCTTCGTCAGCCACACCAAAGATATGGTGATGATTCCCTCCGCCGACTTGGCCCTTCCTCCCTACAACCCATACCGCTCCCCGGTGCCTTGTATGGATATGGAAGTTCCGCCGGTCCGGATGATGCGGGATCCCTTCGTGATGAAGAGCAACTACATCAGCTATGCAACGCATGCAAGCTGGCAGCAGGAGATCCGCGCCGCCATCGAACGGTCCAGGAAGCACACCATCCGTCTGATCGGGGGATTGATCGAGGAAGAAAACGGCGATGCGGAGATTTTGATTGTTTCGTCGGGAACCGCCGTAGCGCAAGGGCGGGAGGCGATTCGTCTTCTGGCGGAAGAAGGAATCCGGGTCGGTATTGTGAAGATCAAGACCCTGCGTCCGTTCCCCCATGAAGAGATTCGCCAGGCGACAAAGAATGCCAAATTGATTTTTGTGCCGGAGTTCAACGTGGTCGGGTGGATGGCGCGCGAGATCAAAGCGGTTATCCCGGATAACCACCGCGTCATCGATGGGCCGCATGTGGCCGGCGGCATGACGCTCCCTCCCGAAGTGATCGTGGAAGAGATTAAAAAGGTGCTGGCCGGTAAAAAGGAGGTGGTCCGTGGGTAA
- a CDS encoding carbon monoxide dehydrogenase, with product MAKYRVLPGPEAFLPPSAACAGVVLPDPGQGHIHGEIVHEDIAMEEAAKQLLTAKVPTIFPGPLVLWNWNEKAAKKATAIKALYDELKSHNAGALLIPMPDYRPKYPKINPEVEINPNHPNLTIWHNKIDACMFVGVHCHQANLSLKIIRGGTNCYTIAMCAQAGHEDAMLSFRDATPDKIWKLVEVVRKAKASGVYASRGGVAVSKA from the coding sequence ATGGCAAAATATCGCGTCTTACCGGGTCCGGAAGCTTTCTTGCCCCCTTCAGCTGCCTGCGCGGGTGTCGTCCTTCCCGACCCGGGCCAGGGCCACATTCATGGAGAGATTGTCCACGAAGATATTGCAATGGAGGAAGCCGCAAAACAACTCTTGACGGCGAAGGTGCCGACGATCTTTCCCGGTCCGCTGGTTCTTTGGAACTGGAATGAGAAGGCGGCCAAAAAAGCGACCGCGATCAAGGCCCTCTATGATGAACTCAAATCTCATAACGCCGGGGCGTTGCTGATTCCGATGCCCGACTACCGGCCGAAATACCCCAAGATTAATCCTGAAGTCGAAATTAACCCCAACCATCCAAATCTGACCATCTGGCATAATAAAATCGATGCATGCATGTTTGTCGGCGTCCACTGTCACCAGGCAAATCTTTCCCTGAAGATTATCCGGGGGGGAACCAATTGTTATACGATTGCGATGTGCGCCCAAGCAGGCCACGAAGATGCAATGCTCTCCTTCCGTGATGCGACGCCCGATAAAATCTGGAAGTTGGTGGAGGTGGTTCGGAAGGCGAAGGCATCCGGTGTTTACGCAAGCCGGGGCGGGGTGGCCGTTTCAAAAGCTTAA
- the recR gene encoding recombination mediator RecR, with product MELPGVGRKSAQRMAFYILKMPAESAKKIGQAIIDVKDMLSFCKICNNISEGEICTICASPNRDSQRVVVVEEPSTLYAIERTGEYKGLYHVLLGALSPLSETNGTELTIKNLIERLEKGGVLEVIIATNPNIEGEATAIYLTRLIKPLHIKVTRIACGIPVGVDLEYADEVTLAKSLEGRREIG from the coding sequence ATGGAACTCCCCGGCGTCGGGAGGAAGTCGGCGCAGCGGATGGCTTTTTACATCTTAAAGATGCCGGCCGAATCGGCAAAAAAAATCGGCCAGGCCATTATCGACGTCAAAGACATGCTCTCTTTTTGTAAGATCTGCAATAATATTTCAGAGGGGGAAATCTGTACCATTTGCGCCAGCCCCAACCGGGACAGCCAAAGGGTGGTTGTTGTGGAAGAGCCGAGCACCCTTTATGCGATCGAGAGAACGGGAGAATATAAAGGGCTCTACCACGTCTTGCTGGGTGCCCTTTCTCCTTTATCGGAGACGAACGGTACGGAGCTCACCATCAAAAATCTCATCGAACGGCTTGAAAAGGGAGGGGTTTTGGAGGTCATTATCGCCACCAATCCCAATATCGAAGGGGAAGCGACCGCCATTTACCTGACCCGCCTCATCAAGCCGCTCCACATCAAGGTCACCCGGATTGCCTGCGGTATTCCGGTCGGTGTCGATCTGGAATATGCCGACGAAGTGACCCTCGCCAAATCGCTCGAAGGCCGGCGCGAGATCGGATAA
- a CDS encoding YbaB/EbfC family nucleoid-associated protein, with protein MSNKKMLGDIMKQAQALQERMAKLQEEAAKKTVEASSGGGMVTVKVSGRQQVLSVAIDPEIIKSGDVEMLQDLIMAAVNEGLRKSQELMAEEMKGMTGGLNIPGLF; from the coding sequence ATGTCGAATAAAAAAATGCTCGGGGATATCATGAAGCAGGCGCAGGCGCTCCAGGAGCGGATGGCGAAGCTTCAGGAAGAGGCGGCGAAGAAGACGGTCGAAGCCTCTTCCGGAGGGGGGATGGTGACAGTGAAGGTGAGCGGGAGACAACAGGTTCTGTCGGTCGCGATCGACCCCGAGATCATCAAATCAGGGGATGTCGAGATGCTTCAAGACCTCATCATGGCCGCCGTCAACGAAGGGCTTCGAAAAAGCCAAGAACTCATGGCAGAAGAGATGAAAGGAATGACCGGGGGTCTAAATATCCCGGGATTATTTTAG
- the dnaX gene encoding DNA polymerase III subunit gamma/tau translates to MASDYQVSARKWRPQTFEEVIGQRHVATTLINAVSRGKVAQAYLFSGIRGVGKTTMARLLAKALNCATPQGASPCNQCDSCREITEGRSVDVVEIDGASNTGVDDVRELREKVKYLPLRGKLKIYIIDEVHMLSNAAFNALLKTLEEPPLHLVFIFATTESHKIPATILSRCQHFVFRRISRQEIIAQLQRVADERKVRFAERGLVLIAKAAEGSMRDALSLLDQAISYGGQEISEEDLFTLLGRMGEARFHSLVRAIHDRNAPAALELAREIADQGYDLRQFLADWLEHLRHLIVARNVEGAEAWIDLPKEEIDEIRAEAALFTDEELQRLFSLFARLQSEIRTAPHPHLLFEVALMKGISLAHLQPVEKILERLDVLGGGGSSAPSVSVLPSKMPEKGVPAPPSSIQRAREIPKPTPSSISTDKKKVWLQVISEIKEKRPSLGSFLEQGTLLEITEQRVKIGYSESFLIPLIQKEENQKLLSALFKTHFQREMALELVDLHGAAISSPPSGKDTTQHLLTPHPFVQEALRVLGGEVIETKQGKIF, encoded by the coding sequence ATGGCGAGCGATTACCAAGTATCGGCAAGAAAGTGGAGACCGCAGACCTTTGAAGAAGTCATCGGTCAGCGTCATGTGGCGACCACCCTGATTAATGCCGTTTCTCGGGGGAAGGTCGCGCAGGCCTATCTCTTCTCCGGAATCAGAGGGGTCGGCAAAACAACCATGGCGCGGCTTCTTGCCAAGGCGTTGAACTGCGCCACCCCGCAGGGGGCGAGCCCTTGCAATCAGTGCGATTCGTGTCGGGAGATCACCGAGGGGCGTTCGGTCGATGTGGTTGAGATCGACGGCGCGTCGAACACCGGGGTGGATGATGTCCGCGAACTACGCGAGAAGGTGAAGTACCTTCCGCTTCGCGGGAAATTGAAAATTTACATCATCGATGAAGTGCATATGCTCTCGAACGCCGCCTTTAATGCGCTGCTAAAAACGCTCGAAGAGCCGCCGCTCCATTTGGTATTTATTTTCGCCACGACCGAATCCCACAAAATCCCTGCGACGATTCTCTCCCGCTGTCAGCATTTTGTTTTCCGCCGGATCTCTCGCCAGGAGATCATTGCACAGCTCCAGCGTGTGGCGGATGAGCGAAAAGTCCGCTTCGCCGAGCGGGGCTTGGTGCTGATTGCCAAGGCCGCCGAGGGGAGCATGCGGGACGCATTGAGCCTTCTTGATCAGGCGATCTCTTATGGCGGTCAAGAGATCAGTGAAGAGGACCTCTTCACCCTCCTCGGACGGATGGGGGAGGCACGGTTTCACTCTTTGGTTCGGGCGATCCATGACCGGAATGCCCCCGCGGCGCTGGAGTTGGCGAGAGAGATTGCCGATCAGGGATATGACCTCCGGCAGTTCCTGGCCGATTGGCTGGAGCATCTGCGGCACCTGATTGTCGCGCGCAATGTAGAAGGGGCCGAGGCCTGGATCGATCTTCCAAAGGAGGAGATTGATGAGATCCGCGCGGAAGCGGCCCTCTTTACCGATGAAGAGCTGCAACGCCTCTTTTCCCTCTTTGCCCGCCTCCAGAGCGAGATTCGGACCGCGCCGCATCCGCATCTTCTTTTCGAGGTCGCCTTGATGAAGGGGATTTCACTGGCCCATCTTCAGCCGGTTGAAAAAATTCTGGAGCGGCTGGACGTGTTGGGAGGGGGAGGTTCTTCTGCCCCTTCGGTGAGCGTGCTTCCGTCGAAAATGCCAGAAAAAGGAGTTCCTGCGCCGCCGTCTTCCATTCAAAGGGCTCGGGAGATTCCAAAACCGACCCCTTCCTCCATTTCCACCGATAAAAAGAAGGTATGGCTGCAGGTGATCTCGGAAATTAAGGAAAAGCGGCCGAGTCTCGGATCGTTTTTAGAGCAGGGAACCCTCTTGGAAATCACAGAGCAAAGGGTTAAGATAGGCTATTCGGAGTCGTTTTTAATCCCGCTGATTCAAAAAGAAGAGAATCAGAAATTATTGAGCGCTTTGTTCAAGACCCATTTCCAAAGGGAAATGGCCTTGGAGCTGGTTGATTTGCATGGGGCGGCGATCTCCTCCCCTCCTTCCGGGAAGGACACCACGCAGCATTTACTGACACCGCATCCCTTCGTCCAAGAGGCGCTGCGGGTGCTGGGGGGAGAGGTGATCGAGACCAAGCAAGGGAAGATATTCTGA
- the tadA gene encoding tRNA adenosine(34) deaminase TadA produces MRLALKAAEAAFDEGEVPVGAVLVCKDATITAYNLKERQHDPTAHAEMLVLRKGGEMLGRWRLGGTLYVTLEPCAMCAGALIQARIDRLVYGAADPKAGACGSVIEVAREPRFNHRMEVLGGVLSGESEQLLQRFFDRLRGREIVKR; encoded by the coding sequence ATGCGGCTGGCCCTGAAGGCTGCGGAAGCGGCCTTTGACGAAGGGGAAGTCCCGGTCGGTGCCGTCCTGGTCTGCAAGGATGCAACCATTACCGCTTACAACCTGAAAGAGCGCCAGCATGATCCGACGGCACATGCCGAGATGCTGGTCCTCCGGAAGGGGGGAGAGATGTTGGGGCGTTGGCGGTTGGGCGGGACCCTTTATGTGACGTTGGAGCCCTGCGCCATGTGTGCCGGGGCCTTGATCCAGGCCCGGATCGATCGCCTGGTCTACGGCGCGGCCGATCCCAAGGCCGGCGCCTGCGGGTCGGTGATCGAAGTGGCGCGGGAGCCTCGGTTCAATCATCGGATGGAGGTGCTCGGCGGGGTTCTCTCGGGTGAGTCGGAACAGCTGCTCCAGCGCTTTTTCGATCGTCTGCGGGGCCGAGAGATCGTTAAACGTTAG
- a CDS encoding VanZ family protein, whose protein sequence is MKYYLGPMLWMGLMFLFSTDVGSMDNTNAFIAPLIKIFAPEISRRNLVITLIAIRKLAHVVEYAILSVLWLYALKQGKQGWSWRAALGAVGICIVYAGIDEFHQGFVLSRTGNIQDVGIDTFGAVLGTTLWSIFRGDISTIQAKFFGWWFAWGIFSAIMVLIVLQGGTLSFWKMLLIILSTGVLSGAAGVIYYVRHR, encoded by the coding sequence ATGAAATACTACCTCGGCCCGATGCTCTGGATGGGATTGATGTTCCTCTTCTCCACCGACGTCGGCTCGATGGACAACACCAACGCCTTTATCGCTCCCCTCATTAAAATTTTTGCTCCCGAGATCTCCCGAAGAAACCTGGTCATCACGTTGATCGCCATCCGGAAGCTGGCGCATGTGGTGGAATATGCCATCCTCTCGGTCTTATGGCTTTATGCCCTCAAACAAGGCAAACAGGGCTGGTCATGGCGGGCGGCTCTCGGCGCCGTCGGCATTTGCATCGTTTATGCCGGGATCGACGAGTTTCACCAGGGATTTGTCCTCTCCCGCACCGGCAACATTCAAGATGTCGGCATCGATACCTTCGGCGCCGTCCTGGGAACGACTCTCTGGAGTATTTTTCGCGGCGACATTTCAACCATTCAGGCGAAGTTCTTCGGGTGGTGGTTCGCGTGGGGGATCTTCTCAGCGATCATGGTGCTGATCGTCTTACAGGGAGGAACTCTCTCTTTTTGGAAGATGCTGCTGATCATTCTAAGCACCGGCGTCCTCTCCGGCGCCGCGGGGGTCATTTATTATGTCCGGCATCGCTGA
- a CDS encoding ComF family protein translates to MSGIADRRPRFLKKLLDLIYPRTCVHCDRSITDETSDLPYCRGCWETIRPLTGPQCSICATPFPSPSALSHSPDHHCAECREDIPAFSRAFTPYPYEGILADAIQRFKYQKQTSLAAPLAGLIMEKLTTVQFDLVAAVPLHPTRLRTREFNQSLLLAQRIARFTQVPLLIDALNRSRDTLPQVGLSRKERAQNVRRAFHLSDPTPIKEKRILLVDDVYTTGATLREGSKILLKGGAKEVIVAAVTRMI, encoded by the coding sequence ATGTCCGGCATCGCTGACCGTCGGCCCCGCTTTTTGAAGAAGCTCCTCGATTTAATTTATCCCCGCACCTGCGTCCATTGCGACCGCTCGATTACAGATGAAACGTCGGACCTTCCTTATTGCCGCGGCTGCTGGGAAACGATCCGGCCGTTGACCGGACCCCAATGCTCCATCTGCGCGACCCCCTTCCCCTCCCCATCGGCCCTCTCGCACAGCCCCGATCACCACTGCGCGGAGTGCCGCGAGGATATTCCAGCCTTCTCACGCGCCTTCACCCCCTATCCCTACGAAGGAATCCTCGCCGATGCGATACAACGCTTCAAATACCAAAAGCAGACCTCCCTGGCCGCTCCATTGGCAGGTCTGATCATGGAAAAGCTGACAACCGTTCAGTTTGATCTGGTGGCGGCCGTCCCGCTTCATCCCACCCGCCTTCGAACGCGGGAGTTCAACCAATCGCTCCTGCTGGCGCAGAGAATCGCCCGTTTCACCCAAGTTCCGCTCCTGATCGATGCGTTGAACCGCTCCCGGGACACCCTCCCCCAGGTCGGTCTTTCGCGGAAAGAGCGGGCGCAGAACGTCCGGCGGGCCTTTCACCTATCGGATCCAACGCCGATCAAAGAAAAGCGGATCCTGCTGGTGGATGACGTCTACACCACCGGCGCCACTCTACGGGAAGGATCAAAAATCCTCCTGAAGGGCGGAGCAAAAGAGGTGATCGTCGCCGCGGTGACACGGATGATATAG
- a CDS encoding ABC transporter ATP-binding protein/permease, with the protein MKIQSDPSLRRILGFTRPHWGTMTLATFFLLLSSLISLGLPWIVRRQVDSILVDRQMVTLTLLLGLITLFLIQAFFSFGHNYLLGAVGQRVLAELRTSLFSHLQTLSLSFFTQRRTGELLSRLTNDLAVIQTLSTELPVNLTRQTLTLIGGVAILLYMNWQLTFLVLLLIPIVVAIARWMGKRLKKFSISVQDHLADTTTLMEEMISGIRTIKSFGRESYEQIRFSRQIEKTLAVTLARLRISAAFGPVMIFLGFSAATGILWYGAREILLGKITPGEIIAFIIYAMIITGPIGSFARLFSQLQEGLGSSQRVFEILDTKPLVTNAPNARSLPPIRGEVRFREVSFHYLPDQPVLQGISFSVQPGEKVALIGPSGAGKSTLIHLLHRFYDPVSGLIEVDGRPLKEVTIKSYYDQIAFVPQEVILFGGTLRENILYGKPDATEAELLAASRAAHAHDFITAFPQGYETQVGEKGLTLSGGQRQRIAIARAFLKNPRLLILDEATAYLDNESELFVQEALERLMAGKTTFVIAHRLTTIQKADRILVLNKGSLVEQGTHPELMKQQGLYYHLYTLKMVGAETATPERETF; encoded by the coding sequence GTGAAGATTCAAAGCGATCCTTCTCTCCGCCGCATCCTCGGTTTTACCCGCCCGCATTGGGGGACGATGACGCTGGCGACCTTCTTTCTCCTCTTATCCTCACTCATCAGCCTGGGACTTCCCTGGATCGTTCGCCGACAGGTCGATTCGATCTTGGTCGACCGCCAAATGGTGACCCTGACCCTCTTGCTCGGCCTGATCACCCTCTTTCTGATTCAAGCCTTCTTTTCGTTCGGCCATAACTATCTTCTCGGAGCGGTCGGCCAACGGGTCTTGGCGGAGCTTCGAACCTCCCTCTTCTCGCACCTTCAAACCCTCTCTCTCTCTTTCTTCACCCAACGGAGGACGGGAGAACTCCTCTCCCGGCTGACCAATGATCTGGCGGTCATTCAGACCCTCTCGACGGAGCTGCCGGTGAACCTCACCCGGCAGACATTGACCTTGATCGGCGGCGTCGCCATTCTTCTCTACATGAACTGGCAGCTTACCTTTCTCGTTCTCCTTCTGATCCCGATCGTGGTCGCGATCGCCCGATGGATGGGGAAGCGGCTGAAGAAATTTTCAATCTCGGTGCAGGACCATCTGGCCGATACAACCACCCTGATGGAGGAGATGATCTCGGGGATCAGGACGATCAAATCATTCGGCCGAGAGTCATATGAGCAGATCCGATTTTCACGGCAGATCGAGAAAACACTGGCCGTCACCCTGGCGCGGCTCCGGATCTCGGCGGCCTTCGGCCCGGTGATGATTTTTTTGGGGTTCAGTGCGGCGACCGGGATCCTCTGGTACGGCGCGCGGGAGATTCTTCTTGGAAAAATCACGCCGGGGGAAATCATCGCCTTTATTATCTATGCAATGATCATCACCGGGCCGATCGGGAGTTTTGCCCGCCTCTTCTCACAGCTGCAAGAAGGATTGGGATCGAGCCAACGGGTCTTCGAAATTCTCGATACCAAACCGCTGGTGACCAATGCCCCGAACGCCCGGTCGCTCCCGCCGATTCGGGGGGAGGTCCGGTTCAGGGAGGTCTCCTTCCACTATCTTCCGGACCAACCGGTGCTTCAAGGAATCTCTTTCTCGGTCCAACCGGGAGAAAAAGTCGCCCTCATCGGCCCCAGCGGCGCCGGAAAGAGCACCCTGATCCACCTCCTCCACCGCTTCTACGATCCGGTCTCCGGATTAATCGAGGTGGACGGCCGTCCGCTGAAAGAGGTCACAATCAAAAGTTATTACGACCAGATCGCCTTCGTTCCGCAGGAGGTCATCCTCTTCGGGGGGACGCTGCGCGAGAATATCCTCTATGGAAAACCGGATGCGACCGAGGCGGAGCTGCTTGCCGCTTCCCGGGCCGCGCACGCACATGATTTCATCACCGCGTTTCCCCAAGGATACGAGACTCAGGTCGGGGAGAAAGGCTTGACCCTCTCGGGAGGCCAACGCCAGCGGATCGCAATTGCACGCGCTTTTCTGAAAAATCCCCGGCTGCTGATCTTGGACGAGGCGACCGCCTATCTCGATAATGAATCGGAGTTGTTCGTTCAAGAGGCATTGGAAAGACTGATGGCGGGAAAAACAACCTTCGTAATCGCCCACCGGCTGACGACCATCCAAAAGGCCGACCGGATCTTGGTCTTAAACAAGGGATCCCTGGTGGAACAGGGAACCCACCCGGAATTGATGAAGCAGCAGGGGCTCTACTATCACCTCTACACACTTAAAATGGTCGGGGCCGAAACCGCCACGCCGGAACGAGAGACTTTCTAG
- a CDS encoding YbaK/EbsC family protein, giving the protein MSPTLKNYLDQNQVSYEVTSHPEAYTSQEVAATLHKTGKRLAKVVMVKAGDQLVMCVLPAHELIDIGRLEQILGSKPVRLATEEEFKALCSDCEVGAMPPFGNLYNVPVYLDERLAQYDKFYFEAGSHTEIVTMSMDDYRRLVSPKVALFGKFSRPKAA; this is encoded by the coding sequence ATGAGCCCAACATTAAAAAATTATCTGGATCAGAATCAAGTTTCCTACGAAGTGACCTCCCATCCGGAAGCGTACACCTCTCAAGAGGTCGCGGCGACCCTCCATAAAACCGGAAAACGATTGGCCAAGGTCGTCATGGTGAAGGCGGGAGATCAATTGGTGATGTGCGTCTTGCCGGCGCATGAGCTGATCGATATCGGCCGGTTGGAACAGATCCTCGGAAGCAAACCGGTCCGTTTAGCGACCGAGGAAGAGTTTAAAGCGCTCTGTTCCGATTGCGAGGTCGGCGCCATGCCCCCCTTCGGCAATCTCTACAACGTCCCTGTCTACCTCGATGAGCGGCTTGCCCAGTACGACAAATTCTATTTCGAGGCAGGAAGCCACACCGAGATCGTCACGATGTCGATGGACGACTACCGCCGGCTGGTTTCCCCCAAGGTCGCCCTGTTCGGGAAATTCTCGAGACCCAAGGCGGCCTAG
- a CDS encoding TIGR04283 family arsenosugar biosynthesis glycosyltransferase, which produces MKKTTIVIPVLNEEEALRRTLDRLEQFPEVEMIVVDGGSTDETVPLLQSWSDRHSDQTRIVLYGERGRARQMNAGAKRATGEILLFLHADSLLPAGAIDAVAGAVRSPAVAGGAFRLKIDSNRFFLRVVGKLANLRSRLFTLPYGDQGFFVRRDLFERLGGYAELPLMEDVDFIRRLKREGEVVLLAEEITTSPRRWLREGIYYTTLRNLVLLALYFGGVSPRRLARWYPSGKK; this is translated from the coding sequence ATGAAAAAAACGACCATCGTCATCCCGGTGCTCAACGAAGAAGAGGCGCTCCGCCGGACGCTCGATCGATTGGAGCAATTCCCAGAGGTCGAGATGATCGTCGTCGATGGAGGGAGCACCGATGAAACCGTCCCTCTCCTTCAATCCTGGTCAGACCGGCATTCCGATCAAACGCGGATTGTCCTTTATGGTGAACGAGGCCGGGCGCGGCAGATGAACGCCGGGGCGAAGCGGGCTACGGGAGAGATCCTCCTTTTTCTTCATGCCGACTCCCTCCTTCCTGCAGGAGCGATCGATGCGGTTGCGGGAGCGGTCCGCTCGCCTGCCGTGGCCGGCGGCGCTTTTCGATTGAAGATCGATTCCAACCGTTTCTTTTTAAGAGTCGTCGGGAAACTGGCGAATCTGAGGTCTCGGCTTTTCACCCTTCCTTATGGCGATCAGGGATTTTTTGTTCGAAGGGATCTCTTTGAACGTTTGGGGGGATATGCAGAGTTGCCTCTCATGGAAGATGTCGATTTCATCCGCCGTTTGAAGAGGGAGGGGGAAGTCGTCCTGCTTGCGGAGGAGATCACGACCTCTCCTCGGCGGTGGCTTCGGGAAGGGATTTATTACACCACTCTTCGCAATCTGGTTTTGCTGGCTCTCTATTTCGGAGGCGTTTCCCCCAGAAGGTTGGCGCGATGGTATCCTTCCGGAAAGAAGTAA